The sequence agataaaaaagtattaattttataaatggaaacaCAGTGTTGATGTATGTTGAGAGATGGAAAAGTTAGCTTTTGTGCGATTCCACTCGTAACGTATGCTCACCATCACCCTGACTGCCGTTCGAGAGCACGCAGCTGCGAAATTCTTCCTCATCCTCTTCAGTATCGTTGAGTGAAAAATCCGATAGATCACCGTCGGATATCGACTCAATCTTGGGATGCAAGCAGGCTGCATTCGCAATTGGTAGTCGCACCAATGCTGGTGGATTGCCATTTGTTGCACAACTGTGCAAGCAACTAGGCAGCACAGCAGGTCCAACTTCTGCTGCATTGCTAGCGCCAGTCTTCGGTGAAGCTGATCTGCACTCGGTATTGGTTTTTGGTGAGCCATTTTCAAGCTTGCAGCTTCTTACGCCATTAACAGTATTGAGGCCGTTGTTGGCGTCATTTTGATTAGACGCTCTGGTGATGTGCTCGCCTGCCTCCCCAGCAGCTACCCAAACCatttaaaatattccaaatattatGTAACACTTGATTAACAGTTTTATCGCTTGTTAGTAATCGGCGCACAAGCCCTTTCGGCTTCAGTAGCAAATGCGAAATGTGAAGTAGACATTTTGGTGTGTATTTTGAAGCGAAATCTAAGCAAAAATTCAGTGCCAAAAATAACTCTATTTGTTTTAATGTGTGATGGAAAACCACACCCCTTTTATGGGTGGcgctaaaatatttaatactgaAAAATACCAACAAGGCAGCCAAAATGGCAGCGTGAAGAAAAACTACCCCTATTAATGAAGTAgtgttgatgttgttattgttattgttgcgaCACATAGGAAGCATTATTGTATTGAAGGAATATTTTGTAcgtctttttatatatttatatcaaggttgatagatttacaaggtttgccctataactgtggtgaaaaagcaaattgtgaggggaacttcagCTGCCACGTCAGTTGGTAGATTCGGTAATCGAATTCTACACGATTATTTTACATGTCTtcgcacactcgtccaatcagtcgttgtgcaGACGGTAACGAAGTGTCATTCGTTAATTTTTtccgtatatcaccaacacaatctcagttatttttgtaaacacatcccaagtggcGTCagtccatcagctgattctgtcaaattcgctcagagccgaataataacataacataacattacacaAAGCATAAAGAAACCAAgttagatatatgtacatacatttgaatACTAAAAAGCTCAGAATGATATGAAGCGTCGATTTAGACATGTCTGTCCATCCATCCGTGCGCGCGAATATTCgagcaaaaatttaattgaaaattaaaaattgaaatttatttattttatgaaaatatcgcttaatggacatttttttactgtgtttttataataggactatgaataagttcgtgcggttttacaacagatggcgtaacttgattattattccatcgatccacatttccaaacattcattggagagctactgtcgtaaggcacaaacgtcagtataagttttttatttgaagcgtaaacaacaatatttttaccacacttgaaaatgtcgaatttcgtgccaaataatgtgtttttgcggggaattcttcttcattattttaatatgaagaaaaaagcagccgaaagtcatcgtatcttggtggaagtttatggtgagcatgctctatctgagcgaacgtgccagaagtggtttgcacgctttaaaagtgctgattttggcttggaagacgaagaacgcgagggtgcgccgccaaagttcatggataccgaattggaggaattgctcgatcaagatccggctcaaacgcaagaagaggttgcaaaaactttgggagttgatcaatcaaccatttccaaacgtttaaaagccatgggaatgatccgaaaggtaggccattgggtgccgtatgaattgaagccaagagacgttgaacgccgttttatggcatgcgaacaactgcttcaacggcacaaaagaaagggttttttgcatcgaattgtgactggcgatgaaaagtgggtccattacgacaatccaaaacgtcgggcaacgtatggataccctggccatgcttcaacatcgacgtcggcgcagaatattcatggcctgaaggttatgctgtgtatctggtgggaccagctgggtgttgtgtattatgagctactgaaaccgaatgaaacgattacgggggatgtctaccgacgacaattgatgcgtttgagccgagcactgcgagaaaaacggccgcaatacgccgatagacacgacaaagttattttgcaacatgacaatgctcggccacatgttgcacaagtggtcaaaacatacttagaaacgctcaaatgggatgtcctaccccacccgccgtatagtccagaccttgcgccatccgattactatctcttccgatcgatgcaacatggcctggctgaccagcacttccgtaattacgatgaagtcaaaaaatggatcgattcgtggattgcggcaaaacggaccgaatttttcacaaagggaatccgtgaattgccagaaagatgggaaaaagtagtagtaagcgatggacaatattttgaatattaaatttgtaaccattttacgtcaataaagtttcaaatttcgaaaaaaaccgcacgaacttattcatagtcctattaaaaaattattttattaaagttgcTCAAGAgtcttaaatgaaaatttagtatttttcatTACGAGTTTAtgatatttatgaaattaatttttttatgaaaaaatcacTTAATGGAAATTCAtggactgtttttttttattcaagagttttaaaagaaaatttagaattttctttacgaatattatattttttcttaacataATGGACGAACTTTGAATTCTCCAAGGGAGCTTTCTTATACTTGTGAACAACCATCTAATCAGTTATATCAGTTACCTATTAAACCCGCTTACGCAACGAATTCACCACCTATGGCAGCCTAGAAATTtcatatgcttgtatgtatgtatgtgtgccaaACCGCACATCAGAAATTCATTGTCACTCAAGAGATCACTGTCAAATATAGATTTACACACaattacatataggtatgtatgtacctttacatacatacatgcgcacaTTTTGTGCTGTCCGCCTGGGAATCTGCCACTAATCCTTATCACAGGCCAACAGTCAGCTATGCAGTGCTAATAGAAACGGCTGAAGGGTGGAAAATGAAGTTAGACAACTGAGAGAGACATAGAAGTGTGGTGCGGTAACGCGACGCGTGcgattatttgtttgtttgttgtgatacatataaatacagaaACATTTTGAAGCCTCGCTCTCCCGCATGACTGCTGCCGCCTGTCGACGCCGCATCTTCGCCATAATTGTGCCACTAAACGGATTAATAAAAggacatacacatatgtatgtatatatgtatatattatatgtgtacaggatgcaaataaaaatcaaattagcGCTTAAATGCCTGTTGAAGAGATTGAGTGCGTGTAAGGGACTAGAAGAGAGTGGTGCGCGTGAGCGGCGGCTGGACAACTGACTGACTGCTGGTGCTGTATCTGTTTTTTTATCACAACGGCGCtgtattttttgtgatttttgccATCTCTTAAGGATAAGAATTTTTCGTATACAGCCATaataaataatgtaatttttttgtcacGTGCTCGTTGGCTTTGTCAATAGCAACACGTGTCGCTAACCGCTGAAATGTGCTAttcttaaaagaaattaatttaaggGAAGGTGGTAAATATGAATGCGAAAACTATCGGAAGTGTtgaaaataatatgaatttaatgtattttaaaaCCTAAATAatagatgaaataaaaatcaaaagtaactttaaaattcttaaaaggGTGATTCCTACCCTTACTCCGTTCTGTTTACCTTCAATGGAAGGATTTGGGGCTCTATAAGTTGaactccaaaataaacaagactgagctaaactagaaacgacaggagctttgttttgataacttcgagtttatttattcaaaatagtcctctctggcctcgatacagtGTTTTGCGCGCTCCaagagcttttcgaaagagtgtttctgGTCATTGTCCGGAATGTCCTACAGGATGGCggcacaagccttttggatggcctctacggacgcaaaacgttttcctttcatggccaaatgtaatttttatgacgccagtcttctttattttggacttcaccttgtagtacTAGGGAACCCTCTTATTCTAAGGAGCACCTAAGCTAACCCTAACACCTTAATAAAGGgtatttttaagagcttgagaacttaaaatggcaaaagaaaagagaaatattgttagaattcatttttttttgtttttcattataatctggtagatagttTGAAGGCATATccgacatacatacaaatgtccgctgcggctacgagttacattcGAATAGTCCAATTTTTTACAAGTGTTTATATCTGAACCGGATTCGGATCGGGTAACAAACTTCTTTGTGGActgttatttttttgcaaaaaaaaaaacgagctaTTCTTGCTCTATGCACGTGAAAGTTTTAAGTTAATACATTAATGGGAATTCCAGCATTTAATTTGTGCAGAATGtcagcttttttttattgtaagcaGCATACATTTTCACTCTGGTGGTGAtttttccagaatccaactggcgcttccgcactattttgttgccacatccccgttaccaacttgtttaacggttatttacagcatgactatatccagtctgtgcggtttaagaaccttggcccttattatgagcaacattcgatcttcgactgtagtcgaaagtactgatcgaacgaattttcatttggtattatggtgctcattcgttgaagaataggactattgtgaatttcgatcgctcgacgcatttataatagataatttttctcagctgatacagcaaatcaaaataaaagaaaaaccgattgtgttgaaattctttgctaacaacatttttaaaagttaaaaaaagtattttttgtgaaaatgagtacaacggagttgtggttcgacgattcatcctatgatgaaagattagtgaactagctagaagtaggaaacagttgagggacgcatcctaccacctagaaatggcttccactgagtaaatttagagctttcaaaatgtgttgacgtacttaatattacagaaatttccttacagatttttatattgtagaactttagataatctaaagaggcgtttatgaacctactgtccagtacagaaaaccagttgcagcagtgcacccgagccaaatccattccaaatatgttaaagctagccacagttctgcgattttgtgctcagggatcgtaccaattgagtattggtaatgaaggtatgctaggacttgctcaacccactgtgtacgatgatgctgaagatattgaagtggagtcaaataacggagaagtagaaaacataagaaatgaaattttgagaatattatagaaaaatctaaaaagtattaaatagaaacctttacgtcacagtttctgttttatttttgttataaattttctttattcaattattcgtcattcgaaaaaaacatgtatttcagttcctctacgtatttcagcccatacctaccaagggaaaataaaaatatattcctataaacatcacaaaaaaaacaaaaccaatattaagcttaatccattttgctgccgttctcactggtggtcgcaagcaattcagctccgttgtaaattcctcccatttttttgctgcttgaactttggtgcaaatcccttttgcgaattgtggattcgcctttctaatagttgtttggtactcacgactttcgacctgcatagaattaacaaaattagtatatatttaatattttgttactataaaaccataaataatcgcaaacaacttacactttaacaagttttcccacaatacgctacacgatcgaaagcaaaattgcattcgactctaaattcggtaaacaacgaaaatttcgatagggttgcaccgctcataataccaaattgacattcgattttcgatcctcgacaaccagcgaatatcgaagatcgaatgtaactcataataggggcccttattaggttgttgacgtctaagccagacagttgttcgagactctcgaacagcggttggcccagggttaacattctgtccttccatagggcagggcattcacagaggaaatggaagattgtttcctttttctgcgGTTGTTTGcaacagtatgtattgtgagggatacccattttggctgcttgttctccgatacaCCTAAAACCAGTCCCGCCctttcatgcttattaatgccgacgattgcttgaggttgtaggtaggCCATAAAGTTCTGCTAATTttacatttcgtctggtctttccatctacaatacgcgattcggaggtatttttgggaaattatattcttgactgcacctaatggtgcaCGAGCGTTCCTCATTGCaaatccccctcttgccagttcatctgctttttcgttaccttcaaagTTCGTATGTTCCGGGACCCAGaataaggtaactttatggttttcactcaaggtggtgaggctacaaattttcaacaaaaaaaatggtgcTGCAAAAATCAAGTTTCTACTGTATTCTGTGTATttcctaaaaacaaaattcatcacATTGTGCAGTTATTGACTGACTTTAATCTCTGAAGTGAACTCAAACGGAATTcgcccaacattttttttttgttgagctcaCTTCCCTATCAAATTTTAGTtggtattttgattaaaaattagaaagtgTTCTTGAGttctgtatgtacataaataacttCATTCAAACgtgcatatttatttactatCACTATAAGTTTCTctctttgtaaaaataatttgtggcCCGCACTTTGAGAGCCTTATCTAATTTGTGcaatacaaacatttttatctattaggactatgaataagttcgtgcggttttttttcgaaatttgaaactttattgacgtaaaatggttacaaatttaatattcaaaatattgtccatcgcttactactactttttcccatctttctggcaattcacggattccctttgtgaaaaattcggtcggttttgccgcaatccacgaatcgatccattttttgacttcatcgtaattacggaagtgctggtcagccaggccatgttgcatcgatcggaagagatagtaatcggatggcgcaaggtctggactatacggcgggtggggtaggacatcccatttgagcgtttctaagtatgttttgaccacttgtgcaacatgtggccgagcattgtcatgttgcaaaataactttgtcgtgtctatcggcgtattgcggccgtttttctcgcagtgctcggctcaaacgcatcaattatcgtcggtagacatcccccgtaatcgtttcattcggtttcagtagctcataatacacaacacccagctggtcccaccagatacacagcataaccttcaggccatgaatattctgcgccgacgtcgatgttgaagcatggccagggtatccatacgttgcccgacgttttggattgtcgtaatggacccacttttcatcgccagtcacaattcgatgcaaaaaaccctttcttttgtgccgttgaagcagttgttcgcatgccataaaacggcgttcaacgtctcttggcttcaattcatacggcacccaatggcctacctttcggatcattcccatggcttttaaacgtttggaaatggttgattgatcaactcccaaagtttttgcaacctcttcttgcgtttgagccggatcttgatcgagcaattcctccaattcggtatccatgaactttggcggcgcaccctcgcgttcttcgtcttccaagccaaaatcaccacttttaaagcgtgcaaaccacttctggcacgttcgctcagatagagcatgctcaccataaacttccaccaagatacgatgactttcggctgcttttttcttcatattaaaataatgaagaagaattccccgcaaaaacacattatttggcacgaaattcgacattttcaagtgtggtaaaaatattgttgtttacgcttcaaataaaaaacttatactgacgtttgtgccttacgacagtagctctccaatgaatgtttggaaatgtggatcgatggaataataatcaagttacgccatctgttgtaaaaccgaaacgaacttattcatagtcctattacaaatgtacatatgtatgtatgcatttatgaaATTGAAAGTTATTATCATCATCAACAAATTCACACCCACCAATGCCTAATCCCAGGCCGCAGTGCTATCATTGTTTTCGAATACGCCTTCACAAGTGGCAAAGCGACTTTAAGTGACTGCACATTGGCCTTGCACACAATTTATCCTCGTCCACACTCCAGCTTCATATGAACTCTCTTTCCCTTTATCATGCCATACAAATTATGTTAGATTTTCAGTATTTCATTGCGTCTGCAATGCTTTTTTAAGCCGATTGCCTTTTTTCCAGCTCTTTCACTTTTCCCCCCATATTTTTGTGCACTCAgccactttatcctttcaattattaatttttatttgccctTATCGCCTTGCCGTTTATCGTCTGGGCACGTGTTAATTAACCCGCCACTGCTGGTGCTGGTATTGTTGCAACAACAATCGCTGGTTTTGTGCAGTTTTGTGTACGGCAACCCCTGAAGTGTTAACAGTTATGCGCTTAGCCTTCATGGAAGAGGCGTGACTTAATAGTAGTAGGCAGATTTGTCAAATGTCCTTTTGCTCAAAATGATGCGAATCGAGCGTTTTTTTATGTGCTCCTTCGTTttcgtaattttctttttctttatgaaaatttcaaagtttttgagCTGTGCTTTTCCTgggtttggttttgtttttgtacatttcCTTTGGTTAACGCACTAAGAAAAAGGTTGTGCACTTTTTCTCTAAGAATAAACTTTTCTTCGACCTTTGGAGGAAGAAAAAATgggattaaaatataaaaaaaataataggtaTAATTTCATGGTGATTAGAGTTTTGCTGAACTCATAATTTTTCTTCGGCAGAAATGCATAAAGCGCTTGTTAAACTTTATACCGTGAAATCTCGTCGCTTGCTAACGATGATGATTACAAAACCGCAAATTGTAAAGGTCCGAAACCAACAACTACTAGCACACAACACGAACTCCATGCCTGCGCTTCGAAAAGAGTTCTGGATATACAACAAATTAGACTGGGTTGCGGGCTGCTTTTATAAACAAACCAGAGAGAGGCTTAAGCCAAGCATTCTCATACCGGGCAATTCTCTATACTTTTGAAGCCATTCAAAAAAATGCTCTTGCAGAAAATAATGCCCTTTATTcatgaaaacaatattattccTCAGcagcaatttggatttagagcaAACATAGGGAAAACATATGAAGGTCCTTTGAGAAAAAACAGTACGGTGCAGCACTATTCTTAGACGTAGTACAAGCATTCGATAAGGCCTAATTCACAAAATTACTAGTTTACTGCCTACGAATGTACATCTCCCGCTACAAAACTACATCCCAAATAGAGAATTTGTTGCAAAGCAAAAAGAGTTTTTCTCTCGGCATTGTAGAATAGGTGCTGGAGTTCCACAGGGCCACTGAACACAATCCTAATAAACTAGTCCGAAATCAACTTCTAAATGAAGGTCACACACGATTGAGAAAAAAGAAATCTTCAAGTCTGCACTATCTGAATTATCTTATCTCGCATGAAGGTCCGTCCACGAAGGCAACGGAATATGTGCCATTCCGGCTTCCAGTATGGTCTCATCGTCGTGAGAGGCAAAGGAAGTTTTAAGGGAGAGTGAAAATTAGACCTTTCCGGCTCGCTCCCTTCATCCATTTCCATcacgtaaaaaaatatataggtatgCACACACAATCGTCGTGTGTGACAATGGAAGCTTTAAGGCAGACTAGAAACTAGGCCTTTTCGGCTCCCAGCGATGAAAAATCGGAGACTGAAAACTCGTACGTTTCTGCTCCCTCCATTCGCATCTATCACACTCAATAGACAATCGACATGAGGAATAACGGAGCTTTAAGTAAGGCTAGAAAACAAGCCTTTCCGACTCCCAGCTAAGAAGAATCGGAGGTTGGAAATCCGTCTATTTATTCACTGGAGACCTCCTCCGTGTACTCTAGTACATGCGAGAACTTATTGCTAGTTTCTTATAAACGaaagtttcaataaataaagcaaagtaaaaacaaaaaacaaaaaaacaatacaatgaGAAACATGAGAtcacgaacaataaaaaagatattgtTCATGCCATCCTTTATCAGATGGAAGAACTAACTTTAGATTCGTAATCGAAGCCTCCAAAAAACCATTACAcgaagtttaattaaaattggatAATTATTTGGAGACGCCATATAGGAAAactttgatttttgaatttacattttttttgaattttgaaaaattagcttTATAAAAGAATTCAGCGACCTCAAAAGCCGCTCTATACGAAGTTTCATTATAATCGACCTATGGCTTGATATTTTCGTCTCATTTGAGGGCCTTCTGGCCTAATCTTAGGGAAGAAATCTGCTCTGATTTGTACTCTTTATTTGCAACCAAAAACGTAATTGAGCGCAAATTTTCCTACAGTGTCAGTTTGCGTCTAATATACCACTCGCAAATTAGATAGAGTTTCGTCGGTCTCTAGAATATAATCTATATGTGCCAAGACTGCTTCAAATCAGAATCTAATCTCATCAAAGCACTTCGAGAACGGcagctaataaataaatactaaataaagtCAATCGATCAATAGAAATGAAGGCAGCGAATGCGAATTCGATAAGATTAACATCGCCCAGCCAACGTCGGAGAATGTAGGCAAAAAGCCCACAGCTGGCAGCTTCAGCAATAGGCGGAGCGGCAGCGTGCCCgattaaaattcaaacaaaacagaaacgaaatacttaaataaataatcacaaaaataaagtaaaaaaaaacatagttccGCTAGCAAATGCTTTTCAATATCTCTCGGAAATTTTCAACCGCTGGTGGTCGTGCGGTCAGATGGGCGTTGTTGGTGGGGCAGCATTGCGGCGCTGCTTAACACACCTCCGAGCAACAAGTCGGCACATTGTAAACGAGCCGCTTGTTGTTTTCCCAGCTGCTGGCGGTTAGCAGCTACGCTTAACTTTTACCGCACTTTAGCGAGGCGGTGATTGTCACGAGTACCAGTCGCTTGAATTGGGCCGATCGATACGAACGCGTTACGGATAGCACGGAAATTTGATAAACAAACGCTAAAGTATTTAGTACGCAGGAGTTTACAAGGCGAACCGCGCGCGATAATTATTTTACGCATACAACAGATATGTTTTTATTCGCCACTGTCTTTGGCGGTATTGCCGCGCTGCTGCTCTTCCTGGCGCTGATCTTTGTGGTGCTGCGCTTGAAATCAAAACTAATCTTCGGTATTTACCCCTCGAAGGGACTCTTCTATCAACTCAAGTATGTCATTGCACTGCTGCTGGTAAAGCGTCTACGACATCGCGTTTATCACACAAAGGACGAACTGAAATCGCCCATATTTCTGTCGCAAATCGATCGTCCACAAACGCTAGGCGATAATCCACAAAGCTACGATGTAGTCTCCTTCATGGGCGCCAATGAGCAGGGTGAGAAGGTATTTGTGTCCTTGGAGCGCCGCCGGCGTGGTGTGCTGAAGGcctgtctctatctctatctaccCGAGCAAGGCTTGTACTGCACACCCAAATTGCCCGACATGCTGCACTTCACGACAGATGGCACAGAGGAGAACGATGAGTTCAAAGGTTGCGGCTTCCATATTTACCCCGAAGAATCGATGCGTCAATGGCGCGTACGCTACGAAGGCGAGCTACGTCCAGCATCGGATGAGCGTAAGCGTTTGCCAGTGCAGCTAAACCTGCAATTCACAACGCATGCACCATTCTTTCACTACAATCGCGATTTGAGCTCTGCCGTTATAGCAGATTCGGTGGCACGCGAGGCTTGGAATGACGCTTTCTATAATCTGCTCAAGAATGTGCCGCAAATGGTTGAAAAGCGCATACATTACGAGCAAAGCGGCCAGCTGGTGGGTGAGCTGCATTTGGCTGGACGTGGCACTCAGCTGCAGCTGAGCGGTTTTCGCGATCACAGTTTCGGCACCGAACGTTGTCTAGAGCACATCAATCGTTACGTTTATGTGGCGATTTTCCTTGCCGATGGCACGAGCATGGTTGTGGGCAATCTCAGCCAACCATCCTTCTTCCTCTCATCGCTCAAAGTCGGCTATGTGTGCACGACGAAAGGCGTTTACGAACCAATAACGAGCTGTAACTTTGAGCTCTACACTTATGGCGAGAAGGGCACTCCACCGCGTAATAAGAATTTCATTGTGAAAACCGCTAAGGCGAAGTACTTCGTGCAGATCGAGGAACAGCAATCGACGGTGCGTTATGTAGGTGCCGAATGGGCATCGAAGGTCTACAATCA comes from Anastrepha ludens isolate Willacy chromosome 3, idAnaLude1.1, whole genome shotgun sequence and encodes:
- the LOC128856747 gene encoding uncharacterized protein LOC128856747, encoding MFLFATVFGGIAALLLFLALIFVVLRLKSKLIFGIYPSKGLFYQLKYVIALLLVKRLRHRVYHTKDELKSPIFLSQIDRPQTLGDNPQSYDVVSFMGANEQGEKVFVSLERRRRGVLKACLYLYLPEQGLYCTPKLPDMLHFTTDGTEENDEFKGCGFHIYPEESMRQWRVRYEGELRPASDERKRLPVQLNLQFTTHAPFFHYNRDLSSAVIADSVAREAWNDAFYNLLKNVPQMVEKRIHYEQSGQLVGELHLAGRGTQLQLSGFRDHSFGTERCLEHINRYVYVAIFLADGTSMVVGNLSQPSFFLSSLKVGYVCTTKGVYEPITSCNFELYTYGEKGTPPRNKNFIVKTAKAKYFVQIEEQQSTVRYVGAEWASKVYNQFVKCTVNGIKGQGITEYLYKNKNSERPEAVSATDPEWFRRVKSFERSLSRGEVEDEDEVFFF